Proteins encoded by one window of Cloeon dipterum chromosome 4, ieCloDipt1.1, whole genome shotgun sequence:
- the LOC135942970 gene encoding homeobox protein otx5-B-like, which produces MRGAADSNPMKKARKGRTTFRLEQSIILSKSYGVSAHPDAREKQRLAGILNLDVRTVEVWFKNRRAKWKMMPPMHTNEIPAPPASMASNNPRERRHLGLSKHGSYHVYPPGSVPMAAAHVQLSPASLSDSSLASTSSYSPTHGQCDTWNQPNSMYNLASSTPLNWTYHRPQHSSIYTQQFQSYSSNCSQPSSGHNQNDMPATQPAPQNAYGHSDYSHSLYYDRPATIQVSPSTSAFTPVTSTNTGPPVNSSAGYRGHSSYEHHYGFNHQSQNQQDWYTNQNQQNRNTDQNQFSHSSQNQNNDSH; this is translated from the exons ATGAGGGGAGCGGCGGACAGTAACCCTATGAAGAAAGCTAGAAAAGGAAGAACAACCTTCAGGCTAGAACAGAGTATAATTCTTTCAAAGTCATATGGAGTAAGTGCCCACCCAGATGCAAGGGAGAAACAGCGACTGGCTGGAATTCTAAATTTGGATGTACGGACAGTGGAG gtttggtttaaaaatcGCCGAGCAAAGTGGAAAATGATGCCTCCTATGCATACAAATGAAATTCCTGCTCCTCCTGCTTCAATGGCATCAAA CAATCCGAGGGAAAGGAGACACTTGGGGCTCTCAAAACACGGATCTTATCACGTGTATCCACCGGGTAGCGTCCCTATGGCTGCTGCGCATGTGCAGTTGTCCCCGGCTTCGCTGTCGGACAGCAGTCTGGCCAGCACGTCCTCTTATAGCCCCACTCACGGTCAATGTGACACCTGGAACCAGCCCAACTCCATGTACAACCTGGCCTCTTCTACACCGTTGAACTGGACATATCATCGTCCGCAGCATTCATCCATATACACTCAGCAGTTCCAAAGTTACTCCTCTAACTGCTCGCAACCTTCTTCCGGCCACAACCAGAATGACATGCCGGCCACACAGCCAGCGCCTCAAAACGCCTATGGCCACTCTGACTACTCGCACAGCCTGTATTATGATCGTCCAGCAACGATTCAGGTGTCCCCATCGACTAGTGCCTTCACCCCAGTCACGTCAACAAACACTGGCCCCCCCGTCAACTCTTCAGCTGGCTACAGAGGCCATTCCTCTTATGAACACCATTACGGCTTCAACCACCAGTCCCAGAATCAGCAGGACTGGTACACCAACCAGAATCAGCAGAACAGGAACACTGACCAGAATCAGTTCTCACATTCCAGCCAGAACCAAAATAATGATAGCCATTAA